A single region of the Silene latifolia isolate original U9 population chromosome 8, ASM4854445v1, whole genome shotgun sequence genome encodes:
- the LOC141597179 gene encoding uncharacterized protein LOC141597179: MVKFAISEDGEQPPVKLEIEDSLDDEHGPFLKKQKQFQAHDQFNAGNNLFPAQPSQYNPLDEPSPLGLRLRKSPSLLELIQMRLSQGKSSTLKPTTCDDVSTREKTNTRNSAASAAADKLKASNFPASLLRIGDWEYTSQHEGDLVAKCYFAKHKLVWEVLDGGLKSKIEIQWSDIMGLKADLPEEAPATLIVVLARQPLFFRETNPQPRKHTLWQATTDFTDNQASLHRKHLLQVPSGLLNKHFEKLIQCDMRLNFLSHQAEITLDSPYFESKPTVFDRRESSKETSASIFEDIATPSISHSQSSSISVKLEDALHILSREATSPISVTPTTEASTSTEAKKMKNSKSFEQLIVQGIHPSMSMNDLVNHIESCMTSENLSFTEDESESLKILEDISQHLLGDFQFTSSSDEKSLMSRVNSLCSLIQKDGPPAQSFQVLEGKDATTSHELETTDLSDGKPNTGALEGGNKDVSGCKRVPSMARIDSFGDLLLQLPRIASLPKFLFDISEDGDNQAR, encoded by the exons atggTTAAGTTTGCGATTTCCGAGGATGGTGAACAGCCTCCAGTGAAGTTGGAGATTGAGGATTCATTAGATGATGAACATGGTCCATTTTTGAAAAAGCAGAAACAATTTCAAGCTCATGATCAG TTTAATGCTGGAAATAATTTGTTTCCTGCTCAACCTTCACAATATAATCCACTTGATGAGCCTAGTCCATTGGGATTGCGGCTGCGGAAAAGCCCATCACTTCTTGAATTGATCCAAATGAGACTTTCTCAAGGAAAATCATCAACTCTTAAACCCACTACTTGTGATGATGTTAGTACTCGGGAGAAAACTAACACCAGGAACAGCGCTGCTTCTGCTGCTGCAGACAAGCTCAAAGCTTCAAATTTCCCAGCCTCTTTACTGCGGATAGGCGATTGGGAG TATACTTCTCAGCATGAAGGGGACTTGGTGGCTAAGTGTTACTTTGCTAAACATAAGCTAGTTTGGGAAGTTCTTGACGGAGGTCTCAAAAGCAAAATTGAAATACAATGGTCTGATATCATGGGATTGAAAGCAGATTTGCCAGAAGAAGCACCTGCAACCTTGATAGTAGTG CTGGCACGCCAACCTCTTTTCTTTAGGGAGACAAACCCGCAGCCAAGGAAACATACATTGTGGCAGGCTACTACAGATTTTACTGATAATCAGGCTAGCTTACATCG GAAACATTTACTTCAAGTTCCAAGTGGACTTTTAAACAAGCATTTTGAGAAATTGATTCAGTGTGATATGCGCCTTAATTTTTTGAGCCACCAAGCAGAAATAACTCTGGATTCTCCCTACTTTGAGTCTAAACCTACTGTTTTTGATCGAAGAGAAAGCAGTAAAGAAACTAGCGCCTCTATATTTGAAGATATTGCTACACCATCTATATCCCATTCCCAGTCTTCTTCTATATCAGTCAAACTAGAGGATGCTCTTCACATACTCTCTCGTGAGGCTACTTCTCCTATCTCAG TGACGCCTACAACTGAAGCAAGTACAAGCACTGaggcaaaaaaaatgaaaaactcaAAAAGCTTCGAGCAGCTAATAGTCCAAGGTATTCACCCGTCCATGTCAATGAACGACCTTGTGAATCACATCGAAAGTTGCATGACTTCCGAGAATCTGTCATTCACAGAAGATGAATCTGAATCTCTGAAGATCCTGGAGGATATCTCCCAGCACTTGCTGGGTGACTTCCAGTTCACCTCGTCTTCTGATGAGAAGTCACTCATGTCAAGAGTCAACTCCCTCTGTTCTCTCATTCAGAAAGATGGCCCTCCTGCGCAAAGCTTTCAAGTATTAGAAGGAAAAGATGCAACAACTTCTCATGAACTTGAGACAACCGATCTAAGTGACGGTAAACCCAATACAGGTGCCCTTGAAGGTGGTAACAAAGATGTATCTGGGTGCAAGCGGGTCCCCAGCATGGCAAGGATTGATTCCTTTGGGGACTTGCTACTACAACTCCCTCGAATTGCGTCCCTTCCTAAATTCTTGTTCGACATTTCTGAGGACGGCGATAATCAAGCCCGGTAG
- the LOC141597181 gene encoding large ribosomal subunit protein bL35c, with the protein MAMSSVLSFNSTLVRPKTLPPSTPRSISSHGISVAHFNKHVMSTVSLSSSFSISSSFLQPILLHKRISTVDSSSSSSSPSKFTIFAAKGYKMKTHKASAKRFRVTGKGKIVRRRAGKQHLLAKKTTKRKLRLSKTVQVNRSDYDNVIGALPYLKVNRNV; encoded by the exons ATGGCGATGTCATCAGTGTTATCATTCAATTCAACACTAGTAAGGCCTAAAACACTCCCGCCTTCCACACCTCGTAGTATTTCATCCCATGGCATTTCTGTTGCGCATTTCAACAAACATGTTATGAGCACTGTTAGTCTCAGCTCTTCCTTcagcatttcttcttcttttttgcaACCAATTCTTCTTCACAAGAGAATTTCAACCGTTGATTCAAGTTCGTCATCATCTTCTCCTTCAAAATTCACGATTTTTGCTGCTAAAGGGTATAAGATGAAGACCCACAAG GCCTCAGCAAAGAGATTTAGGGTGACTGGCAAAGGTAAGATTGTGAGAAGGAGAGCTGGAAAGCAGCATCTTCTTGCAAAGAAGACCACCAAGCGAAAATTACGCCTTTCTAAAACG GTCCAAGTCAACCGAAGTGATTACGACAATGTCATTGGGGCTTTGCCGTACCTGAAAGTGAACCGAAATGTATAA